Genomic DNA from Streptomyces capillispiralis:
GCTGACGCTCTCGGCGGAGTCGTCGCTGGAGATGGTGGGGATCTTCTCGATCAGAGCGCCGTACACGTTGATCGCGGCGGCCATGATGAGACGCGCGATCAGTTCGACGATCTTTCCGATGGGATCGGCGAGGAACTGGAAGAAGCCGACCACCGGGTTCGGGTCGGTGGGGGAGACGATGCACGCCATGTCAGAGTCTCCACAGCTCGAATGACCCGCCGTTGGCGGTGGGGGCGAGGTCCGAGAACAGCGAACCGTCCGGCTGTGCGACGGCCTTCCAGTCGCCGTCGTGCCACCGGAGGACGACCTCCGTCGAATACAGGGACGTCCCCCCGCCGGCCCGCAGGAGCAGCCGCACCCTGGCCTCCGTGGGGGAGTAGTCGTTCACCGCGTAACCGGCGTACGAGGAACGGGGGCCGTCACCGGCCCTCCGGCCGTCGGCGGCCGAGCGCAGGGAGACGAGGAAGTCCCGGGACCGGCCGGGCACCACCTGTTCCTCCACCACTGACCGCCAGGCCCCGCCCGACATCTGCGTGGGGATGACGTGGGCGGCCATTACCGCGCCCATCGGCGTGCGGGCGAAGCACCACCACACCGGCCCGCCGGCCAGCGTGGGCCCGGCGGAGGCACTGGTCGGCACGCTGTCCCCGGCCAGCTGCCGCCAGCTCACGTCGCGCGGAGGCGCCCCCGGCAGCTTCGTCGCGGTGTCGTCGGTACGGCAGCCGTCGCGTCGGACGGGACCGGCGCCGCCCCCTGCACCCGCGGCCCGTACCAGGGGCTGGGAGCTTCCCAGATCGACGCTCTCCCCCCGGGCCGGGGCGCCCGCCCCGCCGGAGAACGCGGCGAGAACCGCCCCGACGACGGCCAGCGCCAGGAACGCCGCGGCCGCCTGCCAGCCGCGCTGCTGCCAGTACGGTCCCTTGACGGGCTCCGGCGCCTTCGACGCGGCCCTGCTTCGTGCGGTGGATCCCGGCATCAGTATCAGCCCCGGCCCACTCAGAACATGAAGGTGATCAGTGGTCCGGCGGCGGCGACCAGTGCCGAACCGACCAGTACCATCCCCAGACGGCTCATGTGCTCGGAGCTTTCGCCGCGCCGCATCGACACCGCCATCATGGCCCCGGTGATCAGGATGCCGGCGACGCCCGCCGCCGTACCCGCCCAGGCCGCGATGCCCAGGACCACTCCGACCTTGTCGATGAGCGTGTCGGGAGCCTGCCGGGTCACTGTCGGCACCGGAGCGGCGACGAGGACCGTGTGTATCACTGACATTGTTCTTCCTTGCGTGTGAATGGGCCGTTCAGAGGGTCAGAGATCCGAGGGCCTGGACGAGAGGGCCCGCGGAAGCGGCGAGGACGCACGCGATCATGACGATGGTCAGACCTCGCAGGTGTTCCGCCTTCTCTCCGGGGACTCCGTGCCGCAACTGGAGCGACATCAGAATCCCGACCGTGAGAATGCCGAAGACGCCGGCTGCCGTGGCGCACCAGGCGAGCACTCCGAGGAGAAAGCCTGCTTCGGGCCCCGGATCGAAAGCCGCCAATGTCATTCAGTACCGTCCGACGGAGGAGAAGGAGGAATGCGGGGATTCATGCGGGAGGGCCTATGAGGTCGGCGAGCGCCAGCACTTCCCTGGGCGGCTGACCGGGTCTCGTTCCCAGGCGCCAGGCAGGAACCCAGGGCACCCGGTGCACGGTGGCCACCGAGCCGAGCACCCGTACACGACGCGCGAGTTCGGCGGGCAGCCGGCCCGGGGCGTCCGCGACGAGGACGACCGCGGCCGCCTCCGCGGCCGGTGCGGGCGCCGCGGTGCGAAGGGCGTCGAGGACGCTCGAGGCCGCCTGGATACCGGAGGCATGGGTGCGTGCGACCACGATCATGCGGGCGGGTTCTCCGCGTGCGGGATCGGGCCAGCGCACTCCCACGTCGGCGCCTCCGAGCAGCCTGGCCAGGGTCGTGCAGCCCGCTCCCCCGTGCGCGCCGACCCAGCTGACGGCCGCGCCAGGAAACCGCGTGGCGGACGGCAGCCGAGCCGGCTCCGCCCCGGCGGGCGCGGCGGAGGGGTCGCCCGGGCGAACGGAGGGCCGTGCGGCGGGTGCCGGGCCGTCGGAGGGGGCGGGAACGACGGATTGCTCTTCCATCGGCCCCCGGACCCACGACATGGGGCCCCTCTTCCCGGACACGGCAGCCATCTCTGGCCCTCCCTCTGGACTGTCGGACACTGCGGGTGAACTGGCCCGCCCTGGCAGCCGTTTCCCGAGTGAAGCGTGAGCCGCTGCCTACGAACTGGCTTACGGGGGGTGCGCCGACGGGGTTC
This window encodes:
- a CDS encoding DUF6668 family protein; the encoded protein is MAAVSGKRGPMSWVRGPMEEQSVVPAPSDGPAPAARPSVRPGDPSAAPAGAEPARLPSATRFPGAAVSWVGAHGGAGCTTLARLLGGADVGVRWPDPARGEPARMIVVARTHASGIQAASSVLDALRTAAPAPAAEAAAVVLVADAPGRLPAELARRVRVLGSVATVHRVPWVPAWRLGTRPGQPPREVLALADLIGPPA